A part of Dehalogenimonas sp. W genomic DNA contains:
- a CDS encoding radical SAM protein — MVWNRALKDRFEAESGAVLKDWGGQVPAAIVFPNNYRLGMSNLGIHALYKWFNNREDFLAERVFWDEQELSTSGALSVESRRPLTDFSVLAFSVSWELDYFNIPRILRAAGLPVYARDRDESHPLIIGGGATLTANPAPTAAFFDAVCIGEAEAILPGLLDTLKTGGTTPRHQLLAQLATLPGIYVPGHSKHAVKRLYTADMDSFPVSTQVFTDDTEFGDMYLLEVQRGCRFACRFCLVAGAFCPFRWRSVEVLLSEAAKNLKYRNRVALVGPVVSEHPQILELLRCLREMGFSLSMGSMRVKPISTEVITELVKGGVKSLTIAPEAGSDHMRRAIGKGFSDDDVAEAVGKIGAAGIRQLTLYAMVGLPEEKDEDAADLAALVLRCKAEADKYRLLLSLNVSAFVPKPQTSFERQPMAAAADINRRFEMLSRSLAPRGVKVKPDNVDWGLVQAALSRGDERLAAVIETMDRMSLAGWRRAMKQQGLSTEDYAHRRYDDNEALPWGVVEM; from the coding sequence ATGGTCTGGAATAGGGCGCTCAAAGACCGTTTTGAAGCCGAGTCCGGCGCTGTCCTGAAAGATTGGGGCGGCCAAGTGCCGGCGGCGATCGTCTTTCCGAACAATTACCGTCTCGGCATGTCTAACCTGGGCATACATGCCCTCTATAAGTGGTTTAACAACCGCGAGGATTTTCTGGCCGAGCGCGTCTTCTGGGATGAGCAGGAACTGTCAACCAGCGGGGCTCTGTCGGTTGAAAGCCGCCGCCCGTTAACCGATTTCAGCGTTCTGGCTTTTTCGGTATCCTGGGAACTGGACTATTTTAATATTCCCCGGATTTTACGCGCCGCCGGTCTGCCGGTTTACGCCCGTGACCGGGACGAATCCCACCCCCTGATCATCGGCGGCGGTGCCACCCTGACCGCCAATCCCGCCCCGACTGCGGCCTTTTTTGATGCCGTCTGCATTGGTGAGGCGGAAGCGATACTACCGGGATTGCTGGATACCCTAAAAACCGGTGGCACCACCCCGCGTCACCAACTTCTGGCCCAACTGGCAACTCTGCCCGGCATATATGTGCCGGGGCACAGCAAACACGCGGTCAAGAGGCTCTATACGGCCGATATGGACAGCTTCCCGGTCAGCACCCAGGTATTTACCGATGATACTGAATTCGGCGACATGTACCTGCTGGAAGTTCAGCGGGGGTGCCGTTTTGCCTGCCGCTTCTGTCTGGTGGCCGGGGCTTTTTGCCCCTTCCGCTGGCGTTCAGTTGAGGTGTTGCTCAGTGAAGCCGCAAAAAACCTGAAGTACCGCAACCGGGTGGCGCTGGTCGGCCCGGTGGTGAGTGAACATCCGCAGATATTGGAGCTGCTGCGATGTTTACGGGAAATGGGCTTCAGCCTGTCAATGGGTTCCATGAGAGTCAAACCGATTTCCACTGAGGTGATTACCGAACTGGTAAAAGGCGGCGTAAAAAGCCTGACCATTGCCCCGGAAGCCGGAAGCGACCACATGCGCCGCGCCATCGGCAAAGGGTTTTCCGACGATGATGTGGCTGAGGCGGTCGGCAAAATCGGCGCCGCCGGTATCCGGCAGCTGACCCTCTACGCCATGGTCGGCCTGCCTGAAGAAAAGGATGAAGACGCAGCTGATCTGGCGGCGCTGGTACTCCGCTGTAAAGCTGAGGCAGACAAATACCGGTTACTCCTGTCCCTGAATGTTTCCGCCTTTGTCCCCAAACCTCAAACTTCATTTGAACGGCAACCGATGGCCGCTGCTGCCGATATCAATCGGCGGTTTGAGATGCTGAGCCGGAGTCTGGCGCCCCGGGGCGTCAAGGTCAAACCGGACAACGTGGATTGGGGGCTGGTTCAGGCCGCCCTGTCCCGCGGTGACGAACGCCTGGCAGCAGTAATAGAGACAATGGACCGGATGTCTCTGGCCGGCTGGCGGCGGGCGATGAAACAGCAAGGGTTGTCAACCGAAGATTACGCCCACCGGCGTTATGATGATAATGAGGCATTGCCGTGGGGCGTGGTGGAGATGTAG
- a CDS encoding NYN domain-containing protein produces MTDQDDRVMIFIDGSNMYHSLKAHFHRSDIDLAQFCAKLVGKRRLVRIYYYNVEVGQREEPERYKDQRVFFDGVEAMPYTELRLGRLVYTSGWPNTPPFEKGVDVMLATDMLTHCFKNNYNTGILVAGDSDFVGALQAIKDYGKHVEVALFGEERTSVPLRKVADVVHVIDGNMLRGTWKTPGPQRSRRARRPRPQQRPVNKDDNTQSTPAVNGNGTTTPAQTPSSPTPNQPPPFPPLPQRGNPDGLE; encoded by the coding sequence TTGACCGACCAAGATGATCGCGTCATGATTTTCATTGACGGGTCCAATATGTATCATTCACTAAAAGCCCATTTTCATCGTTCGGATATTGACCTGGCCCAGTTCTGCGCCAAACTGGTCGGCAAACGCCGGTTGGTGCGCATTTATTACTACAACGTGGAAGTCGGCCAGCGGGAGGAGCCGGAGCGCTACAAGGACCAGCGGGTTTTCTTTGACGGTGTTGAAGCGATGCCCTATACCGAATTAAGATTAGGCAGGCTGGTCTATACAAGCGGCTGGCCCAATACGCCGCCCTTTGAAAAAGGGGTGGACGTGATGCTGGCCACCGACATGCTGACCCACTGCTTCAAGAACAATTACAACACCGGCATTCTGGTGGCCGGAGATTCCGACTTCGTCGGCGCCCTGCAGGCAATCAAGGATTACGGCAAACACGTTGAAGTCGCACTTTTCGGTGAAGAGCGCACCTCCGTACCGTTGCGGAAAGTAGCCGACGTGGTTCACGTCATTGATGGTAACATGCTCCGGGGTACCTGGAAAACACCGGGTCCGCAACGCTCCCGCCGGGCCCGTCGGCCACGGCCGCAGCAACGCCCGGTGAATAAAGACGATAACACTCAAAGTACGCCAGCGGTGAACGGCAACGGAACGACTACCCCGGCTCAAACACCGTCATCTCCAACTCCCAATCAACCACCGCCTTTTCCGCCGCTACCCCAGCGGGGCAACCCCGATGGTCTGGAATAG